The following proteins come from a genomic window of Blattabacterium cuenoti:
- the nusA gene encoding transcription termination factor NusA yields the protein MDNEALIDSFSDFKYEKNIDRVSLMAILEESIRCVLRKKYESSKNYDIIVNPDQGDLEIWRNRVVVKDGKIKDLNKEIELSVARKIEPDFEIGEEVTEKVELQSLGRRAILSLKQNLLSKINEYDNTNTYKKFKNKIGEIINVEVYHILPKQIIMRDDEQNEMVLPKQEQIPSDFFRKGDPVRALVKRVDWKDHKPFAILTRKDESFLEELFKLEIPEVSDGLITVKKVARIPGEKAKVAVESYDDRIDPVGACVGMKGSRIHPIVRELKNENIDVINYTSNTQLYLTRSLSPAKVSMMEVNEEHKYVNVYVKIEEISKAIGKGGQNIKLASQLTGYKIHIFRDFPYEDDVELTEFSDEIDSEVLEKFHKAGLNTAKSVLNYRKNDLKKRTNLEEKIINKVFTILRKEFEEELNINT from the coding sequence ATGGACAATGAAGCTTTAATAGATTCTTTTTCAGATTTTAAATATGAAAAAAATATAGATAGAGTAAGTCTTATGGCCATTTTAGAAGAATCTATCCGTTGTGTATTAAGAAAAAAATATGAATCATCAAAAAATTACGATATTATTGTAAACCCGGATCAAGGGGATTTAGAAATATGGAGAAATCGTGTAGTTGTAAAGGATGGAAAAATAAAAGATCTAAATAAAGAAATAGAACTATCTGTAGCTAGAAAAATAGAACCAGATTTTGAAATTGGAGAAGAAGTTACAGAAAAAGTAGAATTACAATCTTTAGGAAGAAGGGCCATTTTATCTCTAAAACAAAATTTACTATCTAAAATTAACGAATATGATAACACAAATACTTATAAAAAATTTAAGAATAAAATAGGTGAAATTATTAATGTAGAAGTTTATCATATTTTGCCAAAACAAATCATTATGAGAGATGATGAACAAAACGAAATGGTTTTACCTAAACAAGAACAAATTCCAAGTGATTTTTTTAGAAAAGGAGATCCAGTTAGAGCCTTAGTTAAACGAGTTGATTGGAAAGATCATAAACCTTTTGCAATTCTTACCAGAAAAGACGAATCTTTTTTAGAAGAACTTTTTAAATTAGAAATACCGGAGGTTTCTGATGGATTAATTACAGTAAAAAAAGTAGCACGTATTCCAGGAGAAAAAGCAAAAGTAGCTGTAGAATCTTATGATGATCGCATAGATCCAGTTGGAGCTTGTGTGGGAATGAAAGGTTCTAGAATTCATCCTATTGTTAGAGAATTAAAAAATGAAAATATAGACGTTATTAATTATACCTCTAATACACAATTATATCTCACACGATCTTTAAGTCCTGCTAAAGTTTCTATGATGGAAGTGAATGAAGAACATAAATATGTCAATGTATATGTAAAAATTGAAGAAATATCGAAAGCAATAGGAAAAGGGGGCCAAAATATAAAATTAGCCAGTCAATTAACTGGATATAAAATTCATATATTCAGGGATTTTCCTTATGAAGATGACGTAGAACTAACAGAGTTTTCTGATGAAATAGATTCAGAAGTTTTGGAAAAATTTCATAAAGCAGGGTTAAATACTGCAAAATCTGTATTAAACTATAGAAAAAATGATTTAAAAAAACGGACAAATCTTGAAGAAAAAATTATCAATAAAGTATTCACTATCTTGAGAAAAGAATTTGAAGAAGAATTAAATATAAACACATAA